From a single Salmo salar chromosome ssa22, Ssal_v3.1, whole genome shotgun sequence genomic region:
- the LOC106583011 gene encoding ankyrin repeat and SAM domain-containing protein 1A isoform X4 gives MEDARLAQSIERGYQYSKGLHIQLYLYPCLTLTLTVTTVGVQYITAGWFHHYISSVRVTGPLLLCGSCPPPAWTLSPLPCWCSCTRLCWPRMMWQCHVSSSECRCYRLKGFSLLKRFPLSADGACSKALDQPVGEWLEHVGLPQYESKLLLNGFDDLRYMGSNVMEDMDLRDMGITDPGHRKKIIRAARSLPKVKALGCDGSTSLSTWLDVLGLQEYLPNFLSSGYRTLDCVKNLWELEIVNVLKISPLGHRKRIIASLAERPYEEAPTKSQISHRLSQIRFQDLLSQTGTSPLSQMDPSTSRSMDMLLPLGEAGRRRRAMDQDCSVSLRSYSERPRSHDRQSDRHREPRLTLRPPSQSATYTTVSAWHHQPEKLILESCGYEASYMGSMIIRDLRGIESTQEACAKIRKSKDHSKKGPVVILSITYKGVKFIDAATKTIVAEHEIRNISCAAQDPDDLCTFAYITKDSKSDHHFCHVFSTVEVTQTYEIILTLGQAFEVAYQLALQTKARQYVPVPPSSLGSEVIETKSSRPTSQQWSSMRRSTIDPLEMDADMQSLGSATWLFNQRDSNKRPVSTKYETTIF, from the exons ATGGAAGATGCCAGATTGGCTCAGTCAATTGAACGTGGTTATCAATATTCAAAGGGTCTACATATCCAACTCTACCTCTACCCTTGCCTGACATTGACACTCACAGTAACGACAGTGGGTGTACAGTATATCACGGCGGGCTGGTTCCACCACTATATCTCCAGTGTAAGAGTAACCGggcccctcctgctctgtgggaGCTGCCCTCCCCCAGCCTGGACCCTGTCTCCTCTGCCCTGTTGGTGCTCCTGCACTCGGCTGTGCTGGCCGAGGATGATGTGGCAATGCCATGTCTCGTCCTCGGAGTGCCGCTGCTACCGGCTGAAGGGCTTTTCCCTGCTGAAGCGCTTCCCTCTCTCGGCAGATGGGGCCTGCAGCAAAGCCCTGGACCAGCCTGTGGGAGAGTGGCTGGAGCATGTGGGGCTGCCACAGTACGAGAGCAAGCTGCTGCTTAATGGCTTCGACGACCTACGCTACATG GGCAGTAACGTGATGGAGGACATGGACCTTAGAGATATGGGAATCACTGACCCTGGCCACAGAAAGAAGATCATCCGTGCAGCACGCAGCTTGCCCAAG GTGAAAGCCCTGGGCTGTGATGGCAGCACCTCTCTGTCCACCTGGTTGGATGTGCTAGGCCTCCAGGAGTACCTGCCTAACTTCCTGTCCAGTGGCTACCGTACCTTGGACTGTGTGAAGAATCTATGGGAGCTGGAGATTGTCAAT GTGTTGAAAATCAGCCCTCTGGGCCACAGGAAGAGGATCATAGCGTCTCTGGCAGAGCGGCCCTATGAGGAGGCCCCGACCAAATCACAGATCTCTCACCGTCTCTCACAGATCAGG TTTCaggacctgttgtcccagacagGGACCTCTCCTCTGAGTCAGATGGACCCTTCCACCAGTCGCTCCATGGATATGCTCCTGCCCTTGGGAGAGgcaggcaggaggaggagagccaTGGACCAGGACTGTAGCGTGTCCCTGCGCTCCTACAGCGAGAGACCCCGCTCCCAC GACAGGCAGAGTGACCGACACAGGGAACCCCGTTTGACCCTCCGGCCGCCGAGCCAGTCTGCCACGTACACCACGGTCTCTGCTTGGCATCACCAGCCTGAGAAACTTATCTTAGAGTCTTGTGGGTATGAGGCCAGT TATATGGGATCAATGATTATCAGGGATCTAAGGGGGATTGAGTCCACTCAAGAAGCCTGTGCTAAAATTAGG AAGTCAAAGGACCATTCGAAAAAGGGTCCTGTTGTCATCCTCTCCATCACTTATAAAGGGGTCAAGTTCATTGATGCCGCCACTAAG ACAATAGTAGCCGAGCATGAGATCAGGAACATCTCCTGTGCGGCCCAGGACCCTGATGACCTCTGCACCTTCGCCTACATCACCAAGGATAGTAAGAGTGACCACCACTTCTGCCATGTCTTCAGCACTGTGGAAGTG ACTCAGACCTATGAGATCATCCTGACACTGGGACAGGCATTTGAGGTGGCCTATCAGCTGGCTCTCCAGACCAAGGCCAGGCAGTATGTCCCAGTCCCCCCATCGTCTCTGGGGTCAGAGGTCATTGAGACCAAATCCAGCCGGCCCACGTCACAACAATGGAGCAGCATGAGGAGATCAACA ATTGACCCTCTGGAGATGGACGCAGACATGCAATCCCTGGGCAGCGCCACCTGGCTCTTCAACCAGAGAGACTCCAACAAGCGCCCTGTCAGCACCAAGTACGAGACCACCATATTCTGA
- the LOC106583011 gene encoding ankyrin repeat and SAM domain-containing protein 1A isoform X3, which translates to MEDARLAQSIERGYQYSKGLHIQLYLYPCLTLTLTVTTVGVQYITAGWFHHYISSVRVTGPLLLCGSCPPPAWTLSPLPCWCSCTRLCWPRMMWQCHVSSSECRCYRLKGFSLLKRFPLSADGACSKALDQPVGEWLEHVGLPQYESKLLLNGFDDLRYMGSNVMEDMDLRDMGITDPGHRKKIIRAARSLPKVKALGCDGSTSLSTWLDVLGLQEYLPNFLSSGYRTLDCVKNLWELEIVNVLKISPLGHRKRIIASLAERPYEEAPTKSQISHRLSQIRFQDLLSQTGTSPLSQMDPSTSRSMDMLLPLGEAGRRRRAMDQDCSVSLRSYSERPRSHDRQSDRHREPRLTLRPPSQSATYTTVSAWHHQPEKLILESCGYEASYMGSMIIRDLRGIESTQEACAKIRKSKDHSKKGPVVILSITYKGVKFIDAATKTIVAEHEIRNISCAAQDPDDLCTFAYITKDSKSDHHFCHVFSTVEVTQTYEIILTLGQAFEVAYQLALQTKARQYVPVPPSSLGSEVIETKSSRPTSQQWSSMRRSTGAPLLECRCCYCHTCTTHRPSFLPLHSVSPGVQLTPAFKFPDTKL; encoded by the exons ATGGAAGATGCCAGATTGGCTCAGTCAATTGAACGTGGTTATCAATATTCAAAGGGTCTACATATCCAACTCTACCTCTACCCTTGCCTGACATTGACACTCACAGTAACGACAGTGGGTGTACAGTATATCACGGCGGGCTGGTTCCACCACTATATCTCCAGTGTAAGAGTAACCGggcccctcctgctctgtgggaGCTGCCCTCCCCCAGCCTGGACCCTGTCTCCTCTGCCCTGTTGGTGCTCCTGCACTCGGCTGTGCTGGCCGAGGATGATGTGGCAATGCCATGTCTCGTCCTCGGAGTGCCGCTGCTACCGGCTGAAGGGCTTTTCCCTGCTGAAGCGCTTCCCTCTCTCGGCAGATGGGGCCTGCAGCAAAGCCCTGGACCAGCCTGTGGGAGAGTGGCTGGAGCATGTGGGGCTGCCACAGTACGAGAGCAAGCTGCTGCTTAATGGCTTCGACGACCTACGCTACATG GGCAGTAACGTGATGGAGGACATGGACCTTAGAGATATGGGAATCACTGACCCTGGCCACAGAAAGAAGATCATCCGTGCAGCACGCAGCTTGCCCAAG GTGAAAGCCCTGGGCTGTGATGGCAGCACCTCTCTGTCCACCTGGTTGGATGTGCTAGGCCTCCAGGAGTACCTGCCTAACTTCCTGTCCAGTGGCTACCGTACCTTGGACTGTGTGAAGAATCTATGGGAGCTGGAGATTGTCAAT GTGTTGAAAATCAGCCCTCTGGGCCACAGGAAGAGGATCATAGCGTCTCTGGCAGAGCGGCCCTATGAGGAGGCCCCGACCAAATCACAGATCTCTCACCGTCTCTCACAGATCAGG TTTCaggacctgttgtcccagacagGGACCTCTCCTCTGAGTCAGATGGACCCTTCCACCAGTCGCTCCATGGATATGCTCCTGCCCTTGGGAGAGgcaggcaggaggaggagagccaTGGACCAGGACTGTAGCGTGTCCCTGCGCTCCTACAGCGAGAGACCCCGCTCCCAC GACAGGCAGAGTGACCGACACAGGGAACCCCGTTTGACCCTCCGGCCGCCGAGCCAGTCTGCCACGTACACCACGGTCTCTGCTTGGCATCACCAGCCTGAGAAACTTATCTTAGAGTCTTGTGGGTATGAGGCCAGT TATATGGGATCAATGATTATCAGGGATCTAAGGGGGATTGAGTCCACTCAAGAAGCCTGTGCTAAAATTAGG AAGTCAAAGGACCATTCGAAAAAGGGTCCTGTTGTCATCCTCTCCATCACTTATAAAGGGGTCAAGTTCATTGATGCCGCCACTAAG ACAATAGTAGCCGAGCATGAGATCAGGAACATCTCCTGTGCGGCCCAGGACCCTGATGACCTCTGCACCTTCGCCTACATCACCAAGGATAGTAAGAGTGACCACCACTTCTGCCATGTCTTCAGCACTGTGGAAGTG ACTCAGACCTATGAGATCATCCTGACACTGGGACAGGCATTTGAGGTGGCCTATCAGCTGGCTCTCCAGACCAAGGCCAGGCAGTATGTCCCAGTCCCCCCATCGTCTCTGGGGTCAGAGGTCATTGAGACCAAATCCAGCCGGCCCACGTCACAACAATGGAGCAGCATGAGGAGATCAACA GGTGCCCCTCTGCTAGAATGCCGCTGCTGTTACTGTCACACGTGTACTACCCACCGCCCCTCCTTCCTCCCGTTGCACTCTGTTAGCCCTGGAGTCCAg CTCACTCCAGCGTTCAAGTTTCCGGACACCAAGCTGTGA
- the LOC106583011 gene encoding ankyrin repeat and SAM domain-containing protein 1A isoform X1, translating into MEDARLAQSIERGYQYSKGLHIQLYLYPCLTLTLTVTTVGVQYITAGWFHHYISSVRVTGPLLLCGSCPPPAWTLSPLPCWCSCTRLCWPRMMWQCHVSSSECRCYRLKGFSLLKRFPLSADGACSKALDQPVGEWLEHVGLPQYESKLLLNGFDDLRYMGSNVMEDMDLRDMGITDPGHRKKIIRAARSLPKVKALGCDGSTSLSTWLDVLGLQEYLPNFLSSGYRTLDCVKNLWELEIVNVLKISPLGHRKRIIASLAERPYEEAPTKSQISHRLSQIRFQDLLSQTGTSPLSQMDPSTSRSMDMLLPLGEAGRRRRAMDQDCSVSLRSYSERPRSHDRQSDRHREPRLTLRPPSQSATYTTVSAWHHQPEKLILESCGYEASYMGSMIIRDLRGIESTQEACAKIRKSKDHSKKGPVVILSITYKGVKFIDAATKTIVAEHEIRNISCAAQDPDDLCTFAYITKDSKSDHHFCHVFSTVEVTQTYEIILTLGQAFEVAYQLALQTKARQYVPVPPSSLGSEVIETKSSRPTSQQWSSMRRSTGAPLLECRCCYCHTCTTHRPSFLPLHSVSPGVQIDPLEMDADMQSLGSATWLFNQRDSNKRPVSTKYETTIF; encoded by the exons ATGGAAGATGCCAGATTGGCTCAGTCAATTGAACGTGGTTATCAATATTCAAAGGGTCTACATATCCAACTCTACCTCTACCCTTGCCTGACATTGACACTCACAGTAACGACAGTGGGTGTACAGTATATCACGGCGGGCTGGTTCCACCACTATATCTCCAGTGTAAGAGTAACCGggcccctcctgctctgtgggaGCTGCCCTCCCCCAGCCTGGACCCTGTCTCCTCTGCCCTGTTGGTGCTCCTGCACTCGGCTGTGCTGGCCGAGGATGATGTGGCAATGCCATGTCTCGTCCTCGGAGTGCCGCTGCTACCGGCTGAAGGGCTTTTCCCTGCTGAAGCGCTTCCCTCTCTCGGCAGATGGGGCCTGCAGCAAAGCCCTGGACCAGCCTGTGGGAGAGTGGCTGGAGCATGTGGGGCTGCCACAGTACGAGAGCAAGCTGCTGCTTAATGGCTTCGACGACCTACGCTACATG GGCAGTAACGTGATGGAGGACATGGACCTTAGAGATATGGGAATCACTGACCCTGGCCACAGAAAGAAGATCATCCGTGCAGCACGCAGCTTGCCCAAG GTGAAAGCCCTGGGCTGTGATGGCAGCACCTCTCTGTCCACCTGGTTGGATGTGCTAGGCCTCCAGGAGTACCTGCCTAACTTCCTGTCCAGTGGCTACCGTACCTTGGACTGTGTGAAGAATCTATGGGAGCTGGAGATTGTCAAT GTGTTGAAAATCAGCCCTCTGGGCCACAGGAAGAGGATCATAGCGTCTCTGGCAGAGCGGCCCTATGAGGAGGCCCCGACCAAATCACAGATCTCTCACCGTCTCTCACAGATCAGG TTTCaggacctgttgtcccagacagGGACCTCTCCTCTGAGTCAGATGGACCCTTCCACCAGTCGCTCCATGGATATGCTCCTGCCCTTGGGAGAGgcaggcaggaggaggagagccaTGGACCAGGACTGTAGCGTGTCCCTGCGCTCCTACAGCGAGAGACCCCGCTCCCAC GACAGGCAGAGTGACCGACACAGGGAACCCCGTTTGACCCTCCGGCCGCCGAGCCAGTCTGCCACGTACACCACGGTCTCTGCTTGGCATCACCAGCCTGAGAAACTTATCTTAGAGTCTTGTGGGTATGAGGCCAGT TATATGGGATCAATGATTATCAGGGATCTAAGGGGGATTGAGTCCACTCAAGAAGCCTGTGCTAAAATTAGG AAGTCAAAGGACCATTCGAAAAAGGGTCCTGTTGTCATCCTCTCCATCACTTATAAAGGGGTCAAGTTCATTGATGCCGCCACTAAG ACAATAGTAGCCGAGCATGAGATCAGGAACATCTCCTGTGCGGCCCAGGACCCTGATGACCTCTGCACCTTCGCCTACATCACCAAGGATAGTAAGAGTGACCACCACTTCTGCCATGTCTTCAGCACTGTGGAAGTG ACTCAGACCTATGAGATCATCCTGACACTGGGACAGGCATTTGAGGTGGCCTATCAGCTGGCTCTCCAGACCAAGGCCAGGCAGTATGTCCCAGTCCCCCCATCGTCTCTGGGGTCAGAGGTCATTGAGACCAAATCCAGCCGGCCCACGTCACAACAATGGAGCAGCATGAGGAGATCAACA GGTGCCCCTCTGCTAGAATGCCGCTGCTGTTACTGTCACACGTGTACTACCCACCGCCCCTCCTTCCTCCCGTTGCACTCTGTTAGCCCTGGAGTCCAg ATTGACCCTCTGGAGATGGACGCAGACATGCAATCCCTGGGCAGCGCCACCTGGCTCTTCAACCAGAGAGACTCCAACAAGCGCCCTGTCAGCACCAAGTACGAGACCACCATATTCTGA
- the LOC106583011 gene encoding ankyrin repeat and SAM domain-containing protein 1A isoform X5, whose translation MEDARLAQSIERGYQYSKGLHIQLYLYPCLTLTLTVTTVGVQYITAGWFHHYISSVRVTGPLLLCGSCPPPAWTLSPLPCWCSCTRLCWPRMMWQCHVSSSECRCYRLKGFSLLKRFPLSADGACSKALDQPVGEWLEHVGLPQYESKLLLNGFDDLRYMGSNVMEDMDLRDMGITDPGHRKKIIRAARSLPKVKALGCDGSTSLSTWLDVLGLQEYLPNFLSSGYRTLDCVKNLWELEIVNVLKISPLGHRKRIIASLAERPYEEAPTKSQISHRLSQIRFQDLLSQTGTSPLSQMDPSTSRSMDMLLPLGEAGRRRRAMDQDCSVSLRSYSERPRSHDRQSDRHREPRLTLRPPSQSATYTTVSAWHHQPEKLILESCGYEASYMGSMIIRDLRGIESTQEACAKIRKSKDHSKKGPVVILSITYKGVKFIDAATKTIVAEHEIRNISCAAQDPDDLCTFAYITKDSKSDHHFCHVFSTVEVTQTYEIILTLGQAFEVAYQLALQTKARQYVPVPPSSLGSEVIETKSSRPTSQQWSSMRRSTLTPAFKFPDTKL comes from the exons ATGGAAGATGCCAGATTGGCTCAGTCAATTGAACGTGGTTATCAATATTCAAAGGGTCTACATATCCAACTCTACCTCTACCCTTGCCTGACATTGACACTCACAGTAACGACAGTGGGTGTACAGTATATCACGGCGGGCTGGTTCCACCACTATATCTCCAGTGTAAGAGTAACCGggcccctcctgctctgtgggaGCTGCCCTCCCCCAGCCTGGACCCTGTCTCCTCTGCCCTGTTGGTGCTCCTGCACTCGGCTGTGCTGGCCGAGGATGATGTGGCAATGCCATGTCTCGTCCTCGGAGTGCCGCTGCTACCGGCTGAAGGGCTTTTCCCTGCTGAAGCGCTTCCCTCTCTCGGCAGATGGGGCCTGCAGCAAAGCCCTGGACCAGCCTGTGGGAGAGTGGCTGGAGCATGTGGGGCTGCCACAGTACGAGAGCAAGCTGCTGCTTAATGGCTTCGACGACCTACGCTACATG GGCAGTAACGTGATGGAGGACATGGACCTTAGAGATATGGGAATCACTGACCCTGGCCACAGAAAGAAGATCATCCGTGCAGCACGCAGCTTGCCCAAG GTGAAAGCCCTGGGCTGTGATGGCAGCACCTCTCTGTCCACCTGGTTGGATGTGCTAGGCCTCCAGGAGTACCTGCCTAACTTCCTGTCCAGTGGCTACCGTACCTTGGACTGTGTGAAGAATCTATGGGAGCTGGAGATTGTCAAT GTGTTGAAAATCAGCCCTCTGGGCCACAGGAAGAGGATCATAGCGTCTCTGGCAGAGCGGCCCTATGAGGAGGCCCCGACCAAATCACAGATCTCTCACCGTCTCTCACAGATCAGG TTTCaggacctgttgtcccagacagGGACCTCTCCTCTGAGTCAGATGGACCCTTCCACCAGTCGCTCCATGGATATGCTCCTGCCCTTGGGAGAGgcaggcaggaggaggagagccaTGGACCAGGACTGTAGCGTGTCCCTGCGCTCCTACAGCGAGAGACCCCGCTCCCAC GACAGGCAGAGTGACCGACACAGGGAACCCCGTTTGACCCTCCGGCCGCCGAGCCAGTCTGCCACGTACACCACGGTCTCTGCTTGGCATCACCAGCCTGAGAAACTTATCTTAGAGTCTTGTGGGTATGAGGCCAGT TATATGGGATCAATGATTATCAGGGATCTAAGGGGGATTGAGTCCACTCAAGAAGCCTGTGCTAAAATTAGG AAGTCAAAGGACCATTCGAAAAAGGGTCCTGTTGTCATCCTCTCCATCACTTATAAAGGGGTCAAGTTCATTGATGCCGCCACTAAG ACAATAGTAGCCGAGCATGAGATCAGGAACATCTCCTGTGCGGCCCAGGACCCTGATGACCTCTGCACCTTCGCCTACATCACCAAGGATAGTAAGAGTGACCACCACTTCTGCCATGTCTTCAGCACTGTGGAAGTG ACTCAGACCTATGAGATCATCCTGACACTGGGACAGGCATTTGAGGTGGCCTATCAGCTGGCTCTCCAGACCAAGGCCAGGCAGTATGTCCCAGTCCCCCCATCGTCTCTGGGGTCAGAGGTCATTGAGACCAAATCCAGCCGGCCCACGTCACAACAATGGAGCAGCATGAGGAGATCAACA CTCACTCCAGCGTTCAAGTTTCCGGACACCAAGCTGTGA